Within the Bacillus sp. FSL K6-3431 genome, the region CGACAATAAAATATTTAGATGTTGCAAGTGCATAACATGCTTTTATCATATGAAGAAAATAATTCCACTTTCCAAATATGGAACTGTCATATTTTTTAAAAAGAAAATTACTTCTATAGTCTTTATGATACTGTTCTAATTCTTCATGTACATAAAATAAGTTACCTTCTAGTTTTTCCGAACGATAGGAAGCAAAGGTTATCTTCTTTTTATTAATTGGAAAGAGAAAACAAAACATGAAAAAGGCAATGCGAATTAAAGTGCTTATTATTAGTGTTGGAATCATCTTTAATTTCACATTAAAAGCCGCCTTTCTCATGTTTAAGAATGTCCAATTATATTTTCCATTCCATTACTGTTTTCCCCCAAGAAGAGATCAAATCCTTTTCAAAAGCTGTAATTATATCTTGGATAGTTCTAACTTCTACTACATCTCCTACAAGAGTACTTAAATATTCCACAAATTCAGGGTGTTCCTTCATAAATTCGACCGTATTAACAAAATCAGAACGACCGCTACGACTACTACCAATTACGGTTATTCCTTTTTCCAGTATCATTCTTGTATTAATTTCTACAGGGTATTCGGAAACACCCATAATTGAAATGGAACCTTCAGGAAATAAATGTTCAATTATTTGATTAATCGCGTATTGGCTACCTTTTCCACCTACTGCTTCAAATGCATGGTCAATATGCAGATCTTCAGGAATTTCATCTATTTGATACGCTTCATCAACAAATGAAAAGCGATCTAGTTTATATTGATTTTTACCGAAAATAATTACTTTGCTATCTTTATAACGTCTTTTTAAAATTAATGAGGTGATATATCCGAGATTTCCATCCCCCCACACG harbors:
- a CDS encoding ribitol-5-phosphate dehydrogenase produces the protein MINQVYRLVSPRQFEVTYKDRSLQSDYIVVRPTHLSICAADQRYYTGTRGKEAMAKKLPMALIHEGIGKVVYDPSGEIDTGTQVVMIPNTPTETDDIVAENYLRSSIFRSSGYDGFMQDYVFLNRDRLVELPKVIDQHVAAFIELITIAMHSLVRFEGKAHGRRQVFGVWGDGNLGYITSLILKRRYKDSKVIIFGKNQYKLDRFSFVDEAYQIDEIPEDLHIDHAFEAVGGKGSQYAINQIIEHLFPEGSISIMGVSEYPVEINTRMILEKGITVIGSSRSGRSDFVNTVEFMKEHPEFVEYLSTLVGDVVEVRTIQDIITAFEKDLISSWGKTVMEWKI